A single region of the Pseudomonas sp. B21-023 genome encodes:
- a CDS encoding DNA polymerase III subunit chi produces MDKQLNSLTHSAHLLDDLESIRELLGDADLQPPLLTETVEQIPLLLDEPSAAAPAAAPAPAPTPAPEEDAQTRRQDTLLHLDAELRAAAQSIMQDVINDFTPHIETEIKRRLDARLERLLKRSE; encoded by the coding sequence ATGGACAAGCAGCTGAACTCCCTCACCCATTCCGCCCACCTGCTCGACGACCTCGAGTCGATCCGCGAGCTGCTGGGCGACGCCGACCTGCAACCGCCCCTGCTCACCGAAACCGTGGAGCAGATTCCCCTTTTGCTCGACGAGCCGAGCGCCGCAGCGCCTGCCGCAGCACCGGCACCGGCACCGACTCCGGCACCTGAAGAGGATGCCCAGACCCGCCGCCAGGACACCTTGCTGCACCTGGACGCCGAACTGCGCGCCGCGGCGCAGTCGATCATGCAAGACGTGATCAACGACTTCACCCCGCACATCGAGACCGAGATCAAGCGCCGCCTCGACGCGCGGCTGGAGCGGTTGCTCAAGCGTTCCGAGTAA
- a CDS encoding cold-shock protein: MAERQNGTVKWFNDEKGYGFITPESGADLFVHFRAIQGNGFKSLKEGQKVTFIAVQGQKGMQADEVIPEA, translated from the coding sequence ATGGCTGAGCGTCAGAACGGTACCGTCAAGTGGTTCAATGACGAAAAAGGTTACGGCTTCATCACCCCAGAAAGCGGTGCTGATCTGTTTGTTCACTTCCGTGCCATTCAAGGCAACGGCTTCAAGAGCCTCAAGGAAGGCCAGAAAGTGACCTTCATCGCTGTGCAAGGCCAGAAAGGCATGCAAGCTGACGAAGTCATTCCAGAAGCGTGA
- the gcvT gene encoding glycine cleavage system aminomethyltransferase GcvT, translating into MSETLHKTPLHALHLELGARMVPFAGYDMPVQYPLGVLKEHLHTREQAGLFDVSHMGQIILRGNDAAKALETLVPVDIIDLPVGMQRYAMFTNAEGGILDDLMVANLGNDTLFLVVNAACKDQDLAHLRQHIAGRCEIQPLFEERALLALQGPAAVKVLERLAPEVAKMTFMQFQPVQLLGADCYISRSGYTGEDGFEISVPADKAEALARSLLAEPEVQPIGLGARDSLRLEAGLCLYGHDMDTTTTPIEANLLWAISKVRRADGARAGGFPGAETVFAQQQAGVARKRVGLLPQERTPVREGAQIVDAAGEVVGEVCSGGFGPTLGAPVTMGYVDNEHATLDTPLFAMVRGKQVAMKVSKMPFVTQRYYRG; encoded by the coding sequence ATGTCCGAAACACTGCACAAGACCCCGCTGCACGCCCTGCACCTGGAACTGGGCGCGCGCATGGTGCCGTTCGCCGGCTACGACATGCCCGTGCAATACCCCTTGGGCGTGCTCAAGGAGCACCTGCACACCCGCGAGCAGGCCGGCCTGTTCGACGTTTCGCACATGGGCCAGATCATCCTGCGCGGCAACGACGCCGCCAAGGCCCTGGAAACCCTGGTGCCGGTGGACATCATCGACCTGCCGGTAGGCATGCAGCGCTATGCCATGTTCACCAATGCCGAGGGCGGCATTCTCGACGACCTGATGGTCGCCAACCTCGGCAACGACACCCTGTTCCTGGTGGTGAACGCCGCCTGCAAGGACCAAGACCTGGCCCACCTGCGCCAGCACATCGCTGGCCGTTGCGAGATTCAACCGCTGTTCGAGGAGCGCGCCCTGCTCGCCCTGCAAGGCCCGGCGGCGGTCAAGGTGCTGGAGCGCCTGGCACCTGAGGTGGCGAAGATGACGTTCATGCAGTTCCAACCTGTTCAACTGCTCGGCGCCGACTGCTATATCAGCCGCTCGGGCTACACCGGTGAGGACGGATTCGAGATCTCTGTGCCGGCCGACAAGGCCGAAGCGCTGGCGCGCAGTCTGCTGGCCGAGCCAGAGGTACAGCCAATCGGCCTTGGCGCACGCGACTCACTGCGCCTGGAAGCCGGCCTGTGCCTGTACGGTCACGACATGGACACCACCACCACGCCGATCGAGGCCAACCTGCTGTGGGCCATTTCCAAGGTGCGTCGGGCCGACGGCGCGCGTGCCGGTGGTTTCCCGGGCGCCGAGACCGTGTTTGCCCAGCAACAGGCAGGCGTGGCACGCAAGCGTGTCGGCCTGCTGCCCCAGGAGCGCACCCCGGTGCGTGAAGGCGCGCAGATCGTCGACGCGGCAGGCGAAGTGGTCGGTGAGGTGTGCAGCGGCGGCTTCGGCCCGACGCTCGGTGCGCCGGTCACAATGGGTTATGTCGATAACGAACACGCCACGCTGGACACCCCGCTGTTTGCAATGGTGCGCGGCAAGCAAGTTGCCATGAAAGTCAGCAAAATGCCTTTCGTGACACAACGTTACTACCGTGGCTGA
- the lptG gene encoding LPS export ABC transporter permease LptG, whose translation MVKLDRYIGQSVLLAILAVLGIILGLASLFAFIDEMGDLSDTYTVMDASSFVLLTAPRRLYDMLPMAALIGCLIGLGSLASSSELTIMRAAGVSIGRIVWAVMKPMLVLMLVGLLIGEYVAPVTENKAQADRSLAQGGGEAQSSKRGMWHRQGEEFVHINSVQPNGLLLGVTRYRFDSERKIQTSSFARRAQYVDGKWMLNDVATTYFRGDHTEVVKSPEEVWDVSVTPELLNTVVLAPESLSITGLWDYIHYLSDQGLNNARYWLAFWTKVLQPVVTAALVLMAISFIFGPLRSVTLGQRVFTGVLVGFVFRIAGELLGPSSQVFGFPPLLAVVIPAGICALAGLWLMRRAG comes from the coding sequence GTGGTTAAACTCGATCGCTACATCGGCCAGAGCGTGCTGCTGGCCATTCTCGCCGTGCTGGGCATCATCCTCGGCCTGGCCTCGTTGTTCGCCTTCATCGATGAGATGGGCGACCTGAGCGACACCTACACGGTCATGGACGCCAGCAGCTTCGTGCTGCTCACCGCGCCGCGCCGGCTCTACGACATGCTGCCTATGGCGGCGCTGATCGGCTGCCTGATCGGCCTGGGCAGCCTGGCCAGCAGCAGCGAGCTGACCATCATGCGCGCCGCCGGCGTGTCCATCGGTCGCATCGTCTGGGCGGTGATGAAGCCGATGCTGGTGCTGATGCTGGTCGGCTTGCTGATCGGCGAATACGTGGCCCCGGTGACCGAGAACAAGGCCCAGGCTGACCGTTCGCTGGCCCAGGGCGGAGGCGAGGCGCAAAGCTCCAAGCGCGGCATGTGGCACCGCCAGGGCGAGGAATTCGTGCACATCAACTCGGTGCAGCCCAATGGCCTGCTGCTGGGTGTGACCCGCTACCGGTTCGACAGCGAGCGCAAGATCCAAACCTCCAGCTTCGCCCGCCGGGCGCAGTACGTCGATGGCAAATGGATGCTCAACGACGTGGCCACCACCTACTTCCGCGGTGACCATACCGAAGTGGTCAAGAGCCCCGAAGAGGTGTGGGACGTGTCGGTGACCCCTGAGCTGCTCAACACCGTGGTGCTGGCACCGGAGTCGCTGTCGATCACCGGGCTGTGGGACTACATCCACTACCTGTCCGATCAGGGGCTGAACAACGCGCGCTACTGGCTGGCGTTCTGGACCAAGGTCCTGCAGCCGGTGGTCACCGCGGCACTGGTGCTGATGGCGATTTCGTTCATCTTCGGTCCGCTGCGTTCGGTCACCCTGGGCCAGCGCGTGTTCACCGGTGTGCTGGTGGGCTTCGTGTTCCGCATTGCCGGGGAGCTGTTGGGCCCATCGAGCCAGGTGTTTGGCTTCCCGCCGCTGCTGGCGGTGGTGATCCCGGCCGGCATCTGTGCGCTGGCGGGCTTGTGGTTGATGCGCCGGGCGGGTTGA
- a CDS encoding DNA polymerase III subunit chi: MSKVDFYILPSDSLSVRLDFACKLCEKAWRLGHRVYLHCQDEAQRSELDLRLWQFKGEAFLPHDHAEQHPDAVVALGVGNDAGQHRDLLINLGSEVPAFVGQFERVAEIVVEEPAIRLAARERFRFYREQGYALQDHRLQRL; the protein is encoded by the coding sequence ATGAGCAAAGTCGACTTCTACATCCTGCCCAGCGACTCGCTGTCGGTGCGCCTGGATTTCGCCTGCAAGCTGTGCGAAAAGGCCTGGCGCCTCGGCCACCGGGTCTATCTGCACTGCCAGGACGAGGCGCAGCGCAGCGAACTCGACCTGCGCCTGTGGCAGTTCAAGGGCGAGGCCTTCTTGCCCCACGACCATGCCGAACAGCACCCGGACGCCGTTGTCGCGCTGGGTGTCGGCAACGATGCTGGCCAACACCGCGACCTGCTGATCAACCTGGGAAGCGAGGTTCCGGCCTTCGTCGGCCAGTTCGAACGGGTCGCCGAAATCGTCGTCGAGGAGCCGGCCATCCGCCTGGCCGCTCGCGAGCGATTCCGTTTCTACCGCGAACAGGGCTATGCTCTGCAAGACCACCGCTTACAGCGACTCTGA
- a CDS encoding valine--tRNA ligase, which yields MDKTYQPHAIETSWYNTWESENYFAPQGAGESYTIMIPPPNVTGSLHMGHGFNNAIMDALIRFRRMQGRDTLWQPGTDHAGIATQMLVERQLEAKGQNRHDLGREQFLEKVWEWKDQSGGNISRQIRRLGSSVDWSRERFTMDDGLSEAVKEAFVRLHEDGLIYRGKRLVNWDTKLHTAISDLEVENHDEKGHLWNLRYPLADGAKTADGKDHLVVATTRPETLLGDVAVAVNPTDERYKALIGKFVKLPLVGRLIPIVADDYCDPEFGTGCVKITPAHDFNDYEVGKRHNLPLLNIFDKNATVLAAVQAFNLDGSVNEQLDTSLPAQYAGLDRFVARKQMVADLDAQGLLVSIDDHALKVPKGDRSGTVIEPWLTDQWYVSTKPLAEPAIAAVEDGRIQFVPKQYENMYFSWMRDIQDWCISRQLWWGHRIPAWYDEAGQVYVGRDEAEVRAKHNLGSDVKLRQDDDVLDTWFSSGLWTFSTLGWPEQTEFLKKFHSTDVLVTGFDIIFFWVARMIMLTMHLIKNEDGTPQVPFKTVYVHGLVRDGQGQKMSKSKGNVLDPLDIVDGITLDALLEKRTSGMMQPKLAEKIAKQTKAEFPEGIASYGTDALRFTFCSLASTGRDIKFDMGRVEGYRNFCNKIWNAARYVLDKGEDCGQNGEAYELSLADRWIISQLQRTEAEVTRQLEQFRFDLASQALYEFIWNQYCDWYLELSKPVLWDENAPVERARGTRRTLVRVLEVALRLAHPFMPFITEEIWQRIAPLAGIDGKTIMLQPWPEANESRIDAAAEGDIEWLKELMVGLRNIRAEMNIGPGKPLPLFLKNANADDQRRLQENEALLKKLAKVESFTVLGEQDEAPLSATALVGDLQVLVPMAGLIDKDAELARLSKEIQRLQGEVQRVGGKLSNAAFVDKAPPAVIEKERAKLAESEQALANFTEQHARIAAL from the coding sequence ATGGATAAGACCTACCAGCCGCACGCCATCGAAACTTCCTGGTACAACACCTGGGAGTCCGAGAACTATTTCGCCCCACAAGGTGCAGGCGAGTCCTACACCATCATGATCCCGCCGCCGAACGTGACCGGCAGCCTGCACATGGGCCACGGCTTCAACAACGCGATCATGGACGCCCTGATCCGTTTCCGCCGCATGCAAGGGCGCGACACCCTGTGGCAGCCGGGCACCGACCACGCCGGTATCGCCACCCAGATGCTGGTCGAGCGCCAGCTCGAGGCCAAGGGCCAGAACCGCCACGACCTGGGTCGTGAGCAATTCCTGGAGAAAGTCTGGGAGTGGAAGGACCAGTCGGGCGGCAACATCAGCCGCCAGATCCGCCGCCTGGGCTCGTCGGTGGACTGGAGCCGCGAGCGCTTCACCATGGACGACGGCCTGTCCGAGGCGGTCAAGGAAGCCTTCGTGCGCCTGCACGAAGACGGCCTGATCTACCGCGGCAAGCGCCTGGTCAACTGGGACACCAAGCTGCACACGGCGATCTCCGACCTCGAAGTGGAAAACCACGACGAGAAGGGCCACCTGTGGAACCTGCGCTATCCGCTGGCCGACGGCGCCAAGACCGCCGACGGCAAGGACCACCTGGTGGTCGCCACCACCCGTCCGGAAACCCTGCTCGGTGACGTCGCCGTTGCCGTCAACCCGACCGACGAGCGCTACAAGGCCCTGATCGGCAAGTTCGTCAAACTGCCGCTGGTCGGCCGTCTGATCCCGATCGTCGCCGACGACTACTGCGACCCCGAATTCGGCACCGGCTGTGTGAAGATCACCCCGGCCCACGATTTCAACGACTACGAAGTCGGCAAGCGCCACAACCTGCCGCTGCTGAACATCTTCGACAAGAACGCCACCGTGCTGGCCGCGGTGCAGGCGTTCAACCTCGACGGCAGCGTCAACGAGCAGCTCGACACCTCGCTGCCAGCCCAGTACGCCGGCCTCGACCGCTTCGTCGCGCGCAAGCAGATGGTTGCCGACCTGGACGCCCAAGGCCTGCTGGTCAGCATCGACGACCACGCCCTGAAGGTGCCGAAAGGCGACCGCTCCGGCACCGTCATCGAGCCATGGCTGACCGACCAGTGGTACGTCTCTACCAAGCCGCTGGCCGAGCCTGCCATCGCCGCCGTCGAAGACGGCCGCATCCAGTTCGTGCCCAAGCAGTACGAGAACATGTACTTCTCCTGGATGCGCGACATCCAGGACTGGTGCATCAGCCGCCAACTGTGGTGGGGCCACCGCATCCCAGCCTGGTACGACGAGGCCGGCCAGGTCTATGTCGGCCGCGACGAGGCCGAAGTGCGCGCCAAGCACAACCTGGGCAGCGATGTGAAGCTGCGCCAGGACGACGACGTGCTCGACACCTGGTTCAGCTCGGGCCTGTGGACCTTCTCCACCCTGGGCTGGCCGGAACAGACCGAGTTCCTGAAGAAGTTCCACTCCACCGACGTGCTGGTCACAGGCTTTGACATCATCTTCTTCTGGGTCGCCCGGATGATCATGCTGACCATGCACCTGATCAAGAACGAGGACGGCACCCCGCAGGTACCGTTCAAGACCGTCTATGTGCACGGCCTGGTGCGTGATGGCCAGGGCCAGAAGATGTCCAAGTCCAAGGGCAACGTCCTCGACCCGCTGGACATCGTCGACGGCATCACCCTCGACGCCCTGCTGGAAAAACGCACCAGCGGCATGATGCAGCCCAAGCTCGCCGAGAAGATCGCCAAGCAGACCAAGGCCGAGTTCCCCGAAGGCATCGCCAGCTACGGCACCGACGCCCTGCGCTTCACCTTCTGCTCGCTGGCCTCCACCGGCCGTGACATCAAGTTCGACATGGGCCGCGTCGAAGGCTACCGCAACTTCTGCAACAAGATCTGGAACGCCGCCCGCTACGTGCTGGACAAGGGCGAGGACTGCGGCCAGAACGGCGAGGCCTACGAGCTGTCGCTGGCTGACCGCTGGATCATCTCGCAGCTGCAGCGTACCGAAGCCGAGGTCACCCGCCAGCTCGAGCAGTTCCGCTTCGACCTGGCCAGCCAGGCCCTGTACGAGTTCATCTGGAACCAGTACTGCGACTGGTACCTGGAGCTGTCCAAGCCGGTATTGTGGGACGAGAACGCCCCGGTCGAGCGCGCCCGTGGCACCCGCCGCACCCTGGTGCGCGTGCTGGAAGTGGCGCTGCGCCTGGCCCACCCGTTCATGCCGTTCATCACCGAAGAGATCTGGCAGCGCATCGCGCCGCTGGCCGGCATCGACGGCAAGACCATCATGCTGCAGCCATGGCCTGAAGCGAACGAGAGCCGCATCGACGCCGCCGCCGAAGGCGACATCGAGTGGCTCAAGGAACTGATGGTCGGCCTGCGCAACATCCGCGCCGAGATGAACATCGGCCCGGGCAAGCCGCTGCCGCTGTTCCTGAAAAACGCCAACGCCGACGACCAGCGTCGCCTGCAGGAAAACGAAGCCCTGCTCAAGAAGCTGGCCAAGGTCGAGTCGTTCACCGTGCTCGGCGAGCAGGACGAAGCACCGCTGTCGGCCACCGCCCTGGTGGGTGACCTGCAAGTGCTGGTGCCGATGGCCGGCCTGATCGACAAAGACGCCGAGCTTGCGCGCCTGAGCAAGGAGATCCAGCGCTTGCAAGGTGAAGTCCAGCGCGTCGGCGGCAAGCTGTCCAACGCCGCCTTCGTCGACAAGGCCCCGCCTGCGGTGATCGAGAAGGAACGCGCCAAGCTGGCCGAATCGGAGCAGGCCCTGGCCAACTTCACCGAACAGCATGCGCGGATTGCTGCGCTGTAA
- the lptF gene encoding LPS export ABC transporter permease LptF, translated as MIVFRYLSREVLVTLSAVSAVLLVIIMSGRFIKYLAQAAQGMLDPGVLFMIMGFRLPGFLQLILPLGLFLGILLAYGRLYLESEMTVLSATGMSQQRLLAVTMVPAALVALLVAWLSLSLAPLGVAQVQKIIAQQDTLTEFDTLVPGRFQTLRDGSRVTYTEQLSDDRINLAGVFISEKRFNQDKTKDRAPSVLVAEKGHQEVQADGNRYLVLQNGYRYDGNPGQADYRAIKYDTYGVLLPKPEVAEEVTEREAIPTSDLFGHQGLRERAELQWRLSLPLLVFVVTLLAVPLSRVNPRQGRFLKLLPAILLYMAYLTMLISVRGALEKGKLPLSLGIWWVHGLFLLIGLALMYWEPLRLKRAARRAEVARG; from the coding sequence TTGATCGTCTTTCGTTATCTGTCCCGCGAGGTCCTTGTGACCTTGAGCGCCGTCAGCGCTGTGCTGCTGGTGATCATCATGAGCGGGCGCTTCATCAAGTACCTGGCCCAGGCGGCCCAAGGCATGCTCGACCCGGGCGTGCTGTTCATGATCATGGGGTTCCGCCTGCCGGGCTTCCTGCAACTGATCCTGCCGCTGGGGCTGTTCCTCGGTATTCTGCTTGCCTATGGCCGGTTGTATCTCGAAAGCGAGATGACCGTGCTCTCGGCCACTGGCATGAGCCAGCAGCGCCTGCTGGCCGTGACCATGGTGCCGGCGGCACTGGTCGCCTTGCTGGTGGCCTGGCTGAGCCTGAGCCTGGCCCCCCTGGGGGTTGCCCAGGTGCAGAAGATCATCGCCCAGCAAGACACCCTGACCGAGTTCGACACCCTGGTGCCGGGCCGTTTCCAGACCCTGCGCGATGGCTCGCGGGTGACCTACACCGAGCAGCTGTCCGATGACCGTATCAACCTGGCGGGCGTGTTCATCTCCGAGAAGCGCTTCAACCAGGACAAGACCAAGGACCGCGCGCCTTCGGTCCTGGTCGCCGAGAAGGGCCACCAGGAAGTGCAGGCCGACGGCAACCGTTACCTGGTGCTGCAGAACGGTTACCGCTACGACGGCAATCCCGGCCAGGCCGACTACCGTGCGATCAAGTACGACACCTATGGCGTGCTGCTGCCAAAGCCGGAGGTCGCCGAGGAGGTGACCGAGCGCGAGGCCATCCCGACCTCCGACCTGTTCGGGCATCAGGGGCTGCGTGAGCGTGCCGAGCTGCAATGGCGCCTGTCGTTGCCGCTGCTGGTGTTCGTGGTCACCTTGCTGGCGGTGCCGCTGTCCCGCGTCAACCCGCGCCAGGGCCGCTTCCTCAAGCTGCTGCCGGCGATTCTCCTGTACATGGCCTATCTGACAATGCTGATTTCCGTGCGTGGCGCCCTGGAGAAGGGCAAGTTGCCTCTCTCGCTGGGTATCTGGTGGGTCCATGGCCTGTTCCTGCTCATCGGCCTGGCGCTGATGTACTGGGAGCCGCTGCGTCTCAAGCGCGCCGCTCGCCGTGCGGAGGTGGCCCGTGGTTAA
- the rlmF gene encoding 23S rRNA (adenine(1618)-N(6))-methyltransferase RlmF gives MTQKPTLHPRNRHQGRYDFPALIKAHPDLARFTITNPYGKPSIDFANPEAVRVFNRALLKAQYGIQHWDIPADYLCPPIPGRADYIHVLADLLGEDNGGEIPRGAQVHALDIGVGANCIYPLLGHSDYRWRFTGSDIDSVALASAKAIVQANKLDKAIGLRLQADRKHILSGLLQADERFDLTLCNPPFHASREEATRGSQRKWKNLGKQDPKRKLPVLNFGGQNNELWCEGGEIRFVSQLVAESAQYAAQVLWFTSLVSKASNLPGIEAALKKAGVKALRIVEMGQGQKQSRMVAWSFQDDGTRQQWHALRKSRA, from the coding sequence ATGACCCAGAAACCCACCCTGCACCCGCGCAACCGCCACCAGGGCCGCTACGACTTCCCCGCCCTGATCAAGGCGCATCCGGACCTGGCCCGCTTCACCATCACCAATCCCTACGGCAAACCCAGCATCGACTTCGCCAACCCTGAAGCCGTGCGGGTGTTCAACCGCGCCCTGCTCAAGGCCCAGTACGGCATCCAGCACTGGGACATCCCCGCCGACTACCTGTGCCCGCCGATTCCCGGCCGCGCCGACTACATCCATGTGCTGGCCGACCTGCTGGGCGAAGACAACGGCGGCGAAATCCCCCGCGGCGCCCAGGTGCACGCCCTGGATATCGGCGTCGGCGCCAACTGCATCTACCCCCTGCTCGGGCACAGCGACTACCGCTGGCGCTTCACCGGCTCCGACATCGACAGCGTGGCACTGGCCTCGGCCAAGGCCATCGTCCAGGCCAACAAGCTCGACAAGGCCATCGGCCTGCGCCTGCAAGCGGATCGCAAGCACATCCTCAGCGGCCTGCTGCAGGCCGACGAGCGCTTCGACCTGACCCTGTGCAACCCGCCCTTCCACGCCTCGCGCGAGGAAGCCACGCGCGGCAGCCAGCGCAAATGGAAGAACCTCGGCAAGCAGGACCCCAAGCGCAAGCTGCCGGTGCTGAATTTCGGCGGGCAGAACAATGAGCTGTGGTGCGAAGGTGGCGAGATCCGCTTCGTCTCCCAGTTGGTCGCCGAAAGCGCGCAGTACGCCGCCCAGGTGCTGTGGTTCACCAGCCTGGTGTCCAAGGCCAGCAACCTGCCGGGTATCGAGGCAGCCTTGAAAAAGGCCGGGGTGAAGGCCCTGCGCATCGTCGAGATGGGCCAGGGGCAGAAGCAGAGCCGCATGGTCGCCTGGAGCTTTCAGGACGATGGCACACGCCAGCAATGGCACGCCCTGCGCAAATCACGGGCATGA
- a CDS encoding leucyl aminopeptidase: MELVVKSVAAVSVKTATLVVPVGEGRKLGATAKAVDQATEGAISALLKRGDLAGKPGQTLLLHSLPGLKAERVLLVGSGKDEALGDRAWRKLVASVAGVLKGLGGGDAVLALDDIAVTGRDGHYGKYRLLAETLLDGNYVFDRYKSQKAEPRALKKVTLLTAKAGQPEAERAVKHASAIATGMAFTRDLGNLPPNVCHPSFLAEQAKDLGKAHKGLKVEVLDEKKIKDLGMGAFYAVGQGSDQPPRLIVLNYQGGKKSEKPFVLVGKGITFDTGGISLKPGAGMDEMKYDMCGAASVFGTLRAVLELQLPINLVCLLACAENMPSGGATRPGDIVTTMSGQTVEILNTDAEGRLVLCDTLTYAERFKPQAVIDIATLTGACIVALGSHTSGLMGNDDALVGQLLDAGKRADDRAWQLPLFDEYQEQLDSPFADIANIGGPKAGTITAGCFLSRFAKAYHWAHLDIAGTAWISGGKDKGASGRPVPLLTQYLLDRAGA, from the coding sequence ATGGAATTGGTTGTAAAAAGCGTAGCCGCTGTATCCGTCAAGACCGCGACGTTGGTCGTACCCGTCGGTGAAGGCCGCAAGCTCGGCGCCACCGCCAAGGCCGTCGACCAGGCCACCGAAGGCGCCATCAGCGCGCTGCTCAAGCGCGGCGACCTGGCCGGCAAGCCGGGCCAGACCCTGCTGCTGCACAGCCTGCCGGGCCTGAAGGCCGAGCGCGTGCTGCTGGTCGGCAGCGGCAAGGACGAAGCCCTCGGCGACCGCGCCTGGCGCAAGCTGGTGGCCAGCGTCGCCGGCGTGCTCAAAGGCCTGGGTGGCGGCGACGCCGTGCTGGCCCTGGACGACATCGCCGTTACCGGCCGCGATGGCCACTACGGCAAATACCGCCTGCTGGCCGAGACCCTGCTCGACGGCAACTACGTGTTCGACCGTTACAAGAGCCAGAAGGCCGAACCGCGCGCCCTGAAGAAAGTCACCCTGCTCACCGCCAAGGCCGGCCAGCCCGAGGCCGAGCGCGCCGTCAAGCATGCCAGCGCCATCGCCACCGGCATGGCCTTCACCCGCGACCTGGGCAACCTGCCACCGAATGTCTGCCACCCGAGCTTCCTCGCCGAACAGGCCAAGGACCTGGGCAAGGCGCACAAGGGCCTCAAGGTCGAGGTGCTGGACGAGAAGAAGATCAAGGACCTGGGCATGGGCGCGTTCTACGCCGTGGGCCAGGGCAGCGACCAGCCACCGCGGCTGATCGTGCTCAACTACCAGGGCGGCAAGAAGAGCGAAAAACCGTTCGTGCTGGTCGGCAAGGGCATCACCTTCGACACCGGCGGCATCAGCCTCAAGCCCGGTGCCGGCATGGACGAGATGAAGTACGACATGTGCGGCGCCGCCAGCGTGTTCGGCACCCTGCGCGCCGTACTCGAGCTGCAGTTGCCGATCAACCTGGTGTGCCTGCTGGCCTGCGCCGAGAACATGCCGAGCGGCGGCGCCACCCGCCCGGGCGACATCGTCACCACCATGAGCGGGCAGACCGTCGAGATCCTCAATACCGACGCCGAAGGCCGTCTGGTGCTGTGCGACACCCTCACCTACGCCGAACGCTTCAAGCCGCAGGCGGTGATCGACATCGCCACCCTGACCGGCGCCTGCATCGTCGCCCTGGGCAGCCACACCTCCGGCCTGATGGGCAATGACGACGCGCTGGTCGGCCAACTGCTCGATGCAGGCAAGCGCGCCGACGATCGCGCCTGGCAACTGCCGCTGTTCGATGAGTACCAGGAGCAGCTGGACAGCCCGTTCGCCGACATCGCCAACATCGGTGGCCCGAAGGCCGGCACCATCACCGCCGGCTGCTTCCTGTCGCGCTTCGCCAAGGCCTACCATTGGGCGCACCTGGACATCGCCGGCACCGCCTGGATCAGCGGCGGCAAGGACAAGGGCGCCTCGGGCCGCCCGGTACCGCTGCTCACCCAGTACCTGCTGGACCGCGCCGGCGCCTGA
- a CDS encoding RDD family protein, with protein MSKPLLNPQGDFPPVGLGRRLAAMFYDFLLCTALLIVTAGAYKMIQMAIIGEARMRELTEAGALDGDPLLSTILLFALFGFFAKFWTHGGQTLGMQVWGMRVQNADGSAISLWQALLRFVVSIASWLCLGLGFIWSLFDKRKRSWHDIYSETQLVRLPKRKK; from the coding sequence ATGTCCAAGCCACTGCTCAACCCCCAGGGTGATTTCCCGCCGGTCGGCCTGGGCCGTCGCCTGGCCGCGATGTTCTACGACTTCCTGCTGTGCACTGCCCTGCTGATCGTGACTGCCGGCGCCTACAAGATGATCCAGATGGCGATCATCGGCGAGGCGCGCATGCGCGAGCTCACCGAGGCCGGTGCCCTGGACGGCGACCCGCTGCTGTCGACGATCCTGCTGTTCGCCCTGTTCGGCTTCTTCGCCAAGTTCTGGACCCACGGCGGCCAGACCCTCGGCATGCAGGTGTGGGGCATGCGCGTGCAGAACGCCGATGGCAGCGCCATCAGTCTCTGGCAGGCGTTGCTGCGTTTCGTGGTGTCGATCGCCTCATGGCTGTGCCTGGGGCTGGGTTTCATCTGGTCGTTGTTCGACAAACGTAAACGCAGCTGGCACGACATCTATTCCGAGACCCAGCTGGTACGCCTGCCCAAACGCAAGAAATGA